GCCGCCCGTGGCGGCCCGCGTCGGGGCCCATGCTGCCATGGCGCCCCCCGACCCGGCATCGGGAAGAGCCCGCATCCGCGACGCTCCGCGAGACGGACCGGGAGATGGGGGATTCTCCCCAACCCGCCCGCGGCGCCCGCCCCTCAGGCGCCCAGCCCGCTTCGCGTCGCCCAGAGCGCCAGCGCCGTCCGGTTGGGCAGGTCCAGCTTCTGGAAGATGTTGCGCAGATGGCGGTCGACCGTGCGCGGGGAGATGGCGAGGCGGGCGGCGATCTGGCGGTCGGTCAGGCCCTCGGCCACCAGCGCAGCCACCTCCGCCTCGCGTGCCGTCAGCCCGTTCGGCAACCCCCGCCCGGGGGCGAGGCCGTGGCGCGCCAGCTCCACCTCCGCCGCCGCCAGGGCACCGGCGGCCGGCGTCTCCGCCAGAAGCGCCCGGGCCGCCTCCAGGTCGGCCGCCGCGGTCGCCGCCGTCGCGGAGCGCCCCGCCAGGAGGGCGGCGCGCTCCAGCCGCACCAGGGCCGCCTGCAGGGGAAAGCGGCAGCGCTCCGCCCGCTCCATCGCCTCGGCCAGGGAGGCGGCCGCCACCCCCTCCTCGCCGCGCTCGCGGGCCAGACGGCCGACCAGGCGACCGGCGCGGACGAGCGTGTAGCTGGAGCCCGAGAGGCGGGCGTCCTCCAGCGCCTCCCGGGCCGCCCGCCAGGCGGCCTCCGCCTCGCCGCGGCGGCGGTGGTAGAGCGCCCGCGCCACGCGCACGTTGGCGCGGAAGAAGGCGGCCCGGGCCAGCGGCGGCCAGGCCTCGGCCGCCTCCAGCCACGCCAGCGCCCCCTCCTCGTCGCCCAGCGCCACGCAAAGCTCGGCGCGGAGCGCGTGGGCGAGGACCAGGAAGTTGTGGCTGACGGGCACGGGGTCTTCGGGGCGGAAGGGCGGCACCGACTCCAGCAGGGGTTGCGCAGCCGCGGCGTCGCCCAGGTCGAGCAGGATCCAGCCGGCGTACCAGCGGAGCGAGCCGCCGAAGCTCTCGGGGTGCTGCCGGGCGCACTCCAGCACGTCGCGCCGGGCGCCCGGCCAGTCGCCGCGGAAGTAGCGGTAGACGCCCGCCAGGCTGTAGCCCGGCGGCATCAGGCCGAGACCTCCGCGGGCGGCCAGCTCCTCCTCGAGCCGACCCAGCTCCCCCGCCACGGCGTCCACCGCGGTCGCCGGCATCGCGGGACCGACCAGCAGGAGCAGGAGCTGGTTGGCCTTGAGGCGTGCCGCGTTGCGGATGTCGCCCAGGCGCGCCGCCCGCTCCGCCGCCTCGCCGCACATGGCGGCCGCCCCGGCGAAGTCGTCCGAGGTGAAGGCCAGGATCATGCCCACGTTGAGCAGGTCGTGGCTGGCGCTGGGCCGCTCGCGCGCCGCCAGGCGGCGGAAGAGGCGTTCCGCCTCCTCGGCCTGGCCGCGGTGGGCGAGGACGCCGACGCAGGCCGCACCCGCCCGCGGGTAGCCGGCCACCTCGCCGAAGAGCTCCCGCTCCAGGCGCTCGAAGCGCGGGTCGCCGCGCAGCTCCTCCTGGGCGGCCATCACCGCCTCCGCCTCCTCCAGGGCGCCGCGCTCCTCGCGCACCACCGCCAGCCAGGCGAGCAGGTGGCGTGCCCAGACCTCCACCGCCCGGTCGCCCGCCTCGGTCGCCGCCGCCAGCGCCTGCCGGAGCGCCTCCGGCGCCCCCGGTCGGCCGCCGGCCTGCCGGCACCAGCCCAGCTTGAGGAGGAGCTCCGCACGGCCGGGGTCGCCCTCCGGCAGGAGGGCCAGCGCCTGCCCGTACCGCTCCTCGGCCTCGGCGGGAGCGCCCAGGCGCAGAGCGCGGTCGCCGGCACGAGCGAGGAAGCCCGGCGCGCGCGGGTCGCCGGCGCGCTGCAGGTGGAGGGCGAGCGCCTCCACCTCGTCCGGGGCCACCGCCTCCAGGGCGGCCGCGGCGCGGGCGTGCCAGCGCCGCCGGCGCGGCCCCGCCAGCCGGCCCAAGAGCGCCTCGCGGACCAGCGTGTGGGTGAAGGCGAAGCGCTCGCCGGCCGCGTCCAGCGGCTCGAGGAGACGGGCGTCGACCGCTTCCTCGAGCAGGCCGGCCAGCTCCTCCTCGCCCAGGTCGACCGTCCGTTCCAAGAGCGCGAGCGGAAAGTCGGCCCCCAGCACGGCCGCCGCCTCCAGCACCGCCTGCGCGGCGGGCGAGACGTCGGCCAGGCGGCGGTCGATGGACTGCCGGACGCTCGTCGGCAGCGGCTCCCCCTCGCCGGGCAGGGCGCCGCCCCGCACCACGGGCAGGAGCAGGTCGCGCAGAAAGAGCGGCAGCCCCTCGGTACGGCGGTGGAGCCGGCGCGCCAGCGCCTCGCTCTCCCCGCCGCCCAGGCCGAGCGCCTCCAGGAGCTCGGCCACCTCCTCCGGCCCCAGGCCGCCCAGGGCCATGCGCACGGCGCCGGCGCGCTCCACGTCGGGCAGCCAGCCCCAGAGCGGGTGGCCGCGGCGGACGGCCTCCGAGCGGACGGTGGCCAGGACCAGCGCCGGCAGCTCGCCCAGCAGCCCGGCCAGGTGGCGCGTCAGGTCGAGGGTGGCGGCGTCGGCCCAGTGGAGGTCCTCCACGAGGAGCAGGAGCGGCCGCTCGAAGCGGGCGAGCCAGCCGGCCAACGCCCGGGCGGTCTCGTAGGGGCTCCACGCGCCCGGCGCCGTGCCGAAGGGCGGAGGAAGCCCGGCCGGTTCCCGCTCCTCCTCCCGCGCCAGCGCGGCCACCAGCTCGCGCCAGGGGCCGAAGGGAGGCGTCTCGCCCGGTCCCGGGCAGCGGCCGGCCAGCGCCAGCGCCGGCCCGGCCTGCGCCATCAGCCGGCGCACCAGCGTCGACTTGCCCGCGCCGGCCTCCCCCTCCACCAGGACAAGGCGGCCGGCTCCCGCCTGCGCCTCCCGGAGCCGGTCCTGCAACTCCTCCAACTCGCGCCGGCGACCGACGAAGGGGATCGCCTGTTCCACGGCCGGATTTCCACCTCCCGCCCGCGGCGCGCCTCGCCCGCCGAGGAGACTCCGACGCCCGCCACCGACCGAGAGCCTTTCGCGAAAGGCCGTCCGGGCGTGCATGGGAGGATTCAACCGGCCGGGGAGGGGCGGCGGGGTGGAGCTTGCGCTTTTGCGAGAGCATTCTCGTCATGGTGCCCCTTTCCTTCTTTGCCAGTCGAATACTTGTAAATTCGGGCTTGCGGAACGATCGCGTCCCTTGGAGAGCGGCGCCGATCGCGGTCTGCGCCCTCGGCGGTCTCTGCCCT
This window of the Bacillota bacterium genome carries:
- a CDS encoding AAA family ATPase yields the protein MEQAIPFVGRRRELEELQDRLREAQAGAGRLVLVEGEAGAGKSTLVRRLMAQAGPALALAGRCPGPGETPPFGPWRELVAALAREEEREPAGLPPPFGTAPGAWSPYETARALAGWLARFERPLLLLVEDLHWADAATLDLTRHLAGLLGELPALVLATVRSEAVRRGHPLWGWLPDVERAGAVRMALGGLGPEEVAELLEALGLGGGESEALARRLHRRTEGLPLFLRDLLLPVVRGGALPGEGEPLPTSVRQSIDRRLADVSPAAQAVLEAAAVLGADFPLALLERTVDLGEEELAGLLEEAVDARLLEPLDAAGERFAFTHTLVREALLGRLAGPRRRRWHARAAAALEAVAPDEVEALALHLQRAGDPRAPGFLARAGDRALRLGAPAEAEERYGQALALLPEGDPGRAELLLKLGWCRQAGGRPGAPEALRQALAAATEAGDRAVEVWARHLLAWLAVVREERGALEEAEAVMAAQEELRGDPRFERLERELFGEVAGYPRAGAACVGVLAHRGQAEEAERLFRRLAARERPSASHDLLNVGMILAFTSDDFAGAAAMCGEAAERAARLGDIRNAARLKANQLLLLLVGPAMPATAVDAVAGELGRLEEELAARGGLGLMPPGYSLAGVYRYFRGDWPGARRDVLECARQHPESFGGSLRWYAGWILLDLGDAAAAQPLLESVPPFRPEDPVPVSHNFLVLAHALRAELCVALGDEEGALAWLEAAEAWPPLARAAFFRANVRVARALYHRRRGEAEAAWRAAREALEDARLSGSSYTLVRAGRLVGRLARERGEEGVAAASLAEAMERAERCRFPLQAALVRLERAALLAGRSATAATAAADLEAARALLAETPAAGALAAAEVELARHGLAPGRGLPNGLTAREAEVAALVAEGLTDRQIAARLAISPRTVDRHLRNIFQKLDLPNRTALALWATRSGLGA